The Devosia sp. MC521 genome has a segment encoding these proteins:
- a CDS encoding DUF3426 domain-containing protein, whose translation MPVNEAPAIPEGIKLTDLAEDLLDEAMAEAAKMRSRRKTTALVEAIAEPVAPVMPDESVGETTVDLTMPPPNAAELKQRQAEFSRRQSALSSRLPLARVRRGARMTSVLLLCAVLCTGYFARVQLVERYPELAGLYSSIGLGVNTVGLEFTKLQTLRSLSQGKDVLSVSAQIVGIGRKPVPVPPVVVSLLDSSGRAIYEWSVNPRVPDLMAGETATFDTRLTLPPADAQRVRLSFASTGSAVRPGTDQTSQAAVPQVVQPIAHAGISATR comes from the coding sequence GTGCCAGTCAATGAAGCCCCTGCAATTCCTGAGGGAATCAAGCTCACTGATCTGGCTGAAGACCTGCTCGATGAGGCCATGGCCGAGGCGGCCAAAATGCGCAGCAGGCGAAAGACCACCGCATTGGTTGAGGCGATTGCCGAGCCCGTTGCTCCTGTTATGCCCGACGAATCTGTCGGTGAGACGACTGTAGACCTGACTATGCCCCCGCCAAATGCCGCCGAATTAAAACAACGACAGGCGGAATTTTCTCGCCGCCAAAGTGCTTTAAGTTCTCGCCTGCCGCTTGCCCGCGTGCGCCGTGGTGCGCGCATGACGAGTGTTCTGCTGCTCTGTGCCGTGCTGTGCACGGGCTATTTTGCGCGCGTGCAATTGGTTGAACGGTACCCGGAACTGGCTGGCCTTTATTCCAGCATCGGGCTGGGCGTGAACACTGTTGGTTTGGAATTTACCAAGTTGCAGACGCTGCGGAGCCTTTCGCAGGGTAAGGACGTTCTCTCAGTCTCGGCGCAAATTGTAGGAATTGGCCGAAAACCTGTCCCGGTGCCTCCGGTGGTGGTCAGTCTCTTGGATAGCAGTGGACGCGCTATCTATGAGTGGAGTGTCAATCCGCGCGTGCCCGACCTTATGGCTGGGGAAACAGCGACGTTTGATACGCGACTAACGCTGCCACCCGCTGATGCGCAACGCGTGCGCTTGAGCTTTGCCTCCACAGGGAGCGCTGTCCGTCCGGGGACAGACCAGACATCACAGGCGGCCGTGCCGCAAGTGGTTCAACCTATTGCTCATGCCGGCATTTCGGCAACGAGGTAA
- the lysA gene encoding diaminopimelate decarboxylase, with the protein MVHHFHHRNDTLFAEDVNLNELAAEVGTPFYVYSSATLRRHVAVVQKAFEGIPTTLAYAMKANSNQAVLKLMAAEGCGADVVSLGELERALAAGIPANKIVFSGVAKTIADMRRGLEAGIKCFNVESEPELERLSMVASDLGLTARVSVRVNPDVDARTHAKISTGKSENKFGIPYKRAREVYNRIAALSNVQAVGVDMHIGSQITDLEPFGNAFGLMAELVKALREDGHTIEHVDVGGGLGIPYSADGELPPHPDAYAAVVRDKVGQLGCSLVIEPGRLLVGNAGILVTKVEYVKRGEKDFVIVDAAMNDLIRPTLYEAHHDIVPVNHSNLAPITGDIVGPVCETGDYLATNRTIPGVVEGDLLAVMSAGAYGAVMASTYNSRPLVPEVLVDGSRWHVIRPRKSIDELLALDSVPDWL; encoded by the coding sequence GTGGTCCACCACTTCCATCACCGCAACGACACCCTCTTTGCCGAGGACGTCAATCTCAACGAACTCGCGGCGGAGGTCGGCACTCCCTTCTACGTTTATTCCAGCGCCACTCTGCGCCGCCACGTCGCTGTGGTTCAGAAGGCGTTTGAAGGCATTCCCACGACCCTGGCCTATGCCATGAAGGCCAATTCCAATCAGGCCGTTCTCAAGCTCATGGCCGCCGAAGGCTGTGGCGCCGACGTTGTCTCGCTTGGCGAACTGGAACGCGCGCTCGCCGCTGGCATCCCGGCCAACAAGATCGTCTTTTCTGGCGTCGCCAAAACTATTGCGGATATGCGTCGCGGCCTAGAAGCGGGCATCAAGTGCTTCAACGTAGAGAGCGAGCCCGAGCTTGAGCGCCTGTCCATGGTCGCCTCTGATCTTGGCCTCACCGCTCGCGTTTCCGTGCGCGTCAACCCAGACGTTGATGCCCGCACCCACGCCAAAATCTCGACCGGTAAGTCCGAAAACAAATTCGGCATTCCCTACAAGCGCGCTCGTGAAGTGTATAACCGCATCGCTGCGCTATCCAATGTTCAGGCTGTTGGCGTCGACATGCACATTGGCAGCCAGATCACCGACCTAGAACCCTTCGGCAATGCCTTTGGCCTCATGGCTGAGCTGGTCAAAGCTTTGCGCGAAGACGGTCACACCATTGAGCATGTCGACGTCGGTGGCGGCCTCGGCATCCCCTATTCGGCCGATGGCGAACTGCCGCCTCATCCAGATGCTTACGCCGCTGTCGTACGAGACAAGGTCGGCCAGCTCGGCTGCTCCCTCGTTATTGAGCCGGGCCGTCTGCTCGTCGGCAATGCCGGTATTCTGGTCACCAAGGTGGAATATGTGAAGCGCGGCGAAAAGGACTTCGTCATTGTCGATGCGGCGATGAACGACCTCATCCGCCCCACGCTTTATGAAGCCCACCACGACATCGTCCCGGTCAACCACTCCAACCTCGCCCCAATCACGGGCGACATCGTTGGCCCCGTGTGCGAAACCGGCGATTACCTCGCGACCAACCGCACCATTCCGGGCGTCGTCGAAGGCGACCTTTTGGCCGTGATGAGTGCGGGAGCTTATGGCGCTGTTATGGCCTCAACCTATAACTCGCGCCCGCTTGTGCCCGAGGTCCTGGTTGATGGCAGCCGCTGGCACGTCATCCGTCCACGCAAGAGCATTGATGAGCTGCTCGCGCTCGATAGCGTGCCAGACTGGCTGTAA
- a CDS encoding gamma-glutamylcyclotransferase, whose product MQTRWVFGYGSLIWNPGFSFVSSQLGMLRGAHRSLSIISHHHRGTPDVPGLVFGLARGGSCRGMAFEVSEAVWDEVRAYLDARELVTSVYRDVWRPVTLADGRRVSALAYVVDEAHEQFAGSLPVAEQLAIIRAGVGISGRNVDYVINTANMLSQLGIRDKRLADIVRQLQEANSAAA is encoded by the coding sequence ATGCAAACACGATGGGTCTTTGGCTATGGTTCGCTGATTTGGAACCCTGGTTTTTCTTTCGTGTCGTCGCAGCTGGGCATGCTTCGCGGAGCGCATCGCTCGCTCTCTATCATCTCGCATCATCATCGCGGAACGCCGGATGTGCCCGGACTTGTGTTTGGGCTGGCGCGGGGTGGGTCCTGCCGGGGCATGGCCTTTGAGGTCAGTGAGGCGGTATGGGATGAGGTGCGGGCCTATCTTGATGCGCGGGAGCTCGTCACCTCGGTTTATCGGGACGTATGGCGGCCAGTGACGCTGGCTGATGGGCGGCGGGTGAGCGCTTTAGCCTATGTGGTGGATGAGGCGCATGAGCAGTTTGCGGGCAGCTTGCCGGTTGCGGAGCAATTGGCGATCATCCGCGCGGGTGTCGGAATTTCGGGCCGCAATGTGGACTATGTGATCAACACCGCCAATATGCTGAGCCAGCTGGGGATACGCGATAAGCGTTTGGCGGACATTGTTCGCCAGCTGCAAGAGGCCAATAGCGCTGCGGCGTAA
- a CDS encoding lysophospholipid acyltransferase family protein → MSIRTAIQALRTALFYVVFLGQTVVLALILGTIAVIAGRTRAGTAIARFWCASNLVYLRTIVGVKTEVEGAENIPPGGCIIASKHQSDWDIFGLFPHITRPAFIAKKELMRIPFFGWAARSIDCIEVDRQRGAESIPLMLQDSRAAIERGCQIVIYPEGTRKAPLAPPDYRQGIVRMYTQLNVPVVPVALNSGLYWGRNSLLIWPGTAKARFLAPIEPGLSPDVFMERLRSAIEAETNRLILEAEAEGLNRPLDGQLKQRLAALHNAKNTTS, encoded by the coding sequence ATGTCGATCAGAACCGCGATCCAGGCCCTCCGAACCGCCCTGTTTTATGTGGTGTTTTTGGGTCAAACCGTAGTTCTGGCGCTGATCTTGGGCACCATTGCAGTCATCGCCGGGCGCACGCGCGCCGGCACTGCCATTGCCCGTTTCTGGTGCGCGTCCAACCTCGTTTATCTGCGCACCATCGTCGGCGTTAAAACCGAGGTTGAGGGCGCTGAAAACATCCCCCCCGGCGGCTGCATCATCGCCTCCAAGCACCAATCCGATTGGGATATTTTCGGGCTATTCCCCCACATCACGCGGCCGGCCTTCATCGCCAAAAAAGAGCTGATGCGGATCCCCTTCTTCGGCTGGGCCGCACGCTCCATCGACTGCATCGAGGTCGACCGTCAGCGCGGCGCCGAATCCATTCCCCTCATGCTGCAAGATTCGCGCGCAGCCATCGAGCGCGGCTGCCAGATCGTCATCTACCCCGAAGGCACGCGCAAAGCGCCCCTCGCCCCGCCGGACTACCGGCAAGGCATCGTGCGCATGTACACCCAGCTCAATGTCCCCGTCGTGCCCGTCGCCCTCAATTCCGGCCTCTATTGGGGCCGCAATAGCCTCCTCATCTGGCCCGGTACGGCCAAAGCCCGTTTTCTCGCGCCGATTGAGCCCGGCCTCAGTCCCGATGTGTTCATGGAGCGCCTGCGCTCTGCCATTGAGGCAGAAACCAATCGTTTGATCCTCGAAGCGGAAGCTGAAGGGCTCAACCGTCCCCTCGATGGTCAGCTCAAACAACGATTAGCAGCACTCCACAACGCAAAAAACACTACATCTTGA
- the ftsE gene encoding cell division ATP-binding protein FtsE, translating into MIEFSDVGLRYGHGPEILKDLSFSIEPGSFHFLTGPSGSGKTSLLRLLLLSLKPSRGKVTMFGEDVGNLDQDSLLQMRRHIGIVFQEFRLLDHLTTFENVALPLRVLGQPESEYRPNVTELLEWVGLGERMHAHPTLLSGGEKQRAAIARAVIARPKILLADEPTGNVDPELSSRLVHLFAELNRTLGMTIILATHELPLLDRFSYPRMVLNKGELAIHG; encoded by the coding sequence TTGATCGAGTTTTCCGATGTGGGTCTGCGCTACGGCCATGGCCCGGAGATCCTGAAAGACCTGTCGTTCTCCATCGAGCCAGGCTCGTTTCACTTTCTCACGGGCCCTTCGGGCTCTGGCAAGACCAGCCTCTTGCGCCTCTTGCTGCTGTCGCTGAAGCCGTCGCGCGGCAAAGTCACCATGTTTGGCGAAGACGTGGGCAATCTCGATCAGGATAGTCTTTTGCAAATGCGCCGCCATATCGGCATCGTGTTTCAAGAGTTCCGCCTGCTCGATCATTTGACCACGTTCGAAAACGTGGCCCTGCCGCTGCGCGTTCTCGGCCAGCCCGAAAGCGAATACCGCCCCAATGTGACCGAGCTGCTCGAATGGGTTGGTCTGGGCGAGCGCATGCACGCGCACCCCACGCTTCTTTCAGGCGGCGAAAAGCAACGCGCCGCCATTGCCCGCGCCGTGATCGCCCGCCCCAAAATTCTTCTGGCAGACGAGCCGACCGGTAACGTCGATCCCGAACTCTCGAGCCGCCTCGTACACCTGTTCGCCGAGCTCAATCGCACCCTGGGCATGACCATTATTCTGGCCACCCACGAATTGCCCCTGCTCGATCGCTTCTCCTATCCGCGCATGGTTCTCAACAAGGGGGAGCTGGCCATCCATGGTTAA
- a CDS encoding ABC transporter permease, with the protein MVKQLLRFVPRRTGAAPIVPEKSVAGRTLLLLITIMAFLSAVTLGGVVLVQKSAIAWSADVGRELTIQIRPVEGEVMDSNLRTAVSLAQSTPGVANARALTLAESEALLTPWLGAGLDLSTIAIPRLVVVQLSDPNLADVEQLSRNLQAINGASLDTHAAWRQQLNTMAGTVVFSGLLVLGLIGVATVLAIVFATRGAMATNREIVDVLHFIGASNRFIAGEFQGRFLSIGLQGGLLGALLAIVFFLLVGTAASSVLPSEATAQMDALFGQFILGLDGIGWVIAVVPVIAVLTAITSRITVRRYLSEAS; encoded by the coding sequence ATGGTTAAGCAACTTCTGCGCTTCGTTCCGCGCCGCACCGGTGCCGCTCCAATCGTGCCGGAAAAATCCGTCGCTGGGCGCACCCTCCTTCTGCTCATCACCATCATGGCCTTCCTTTCGGCCGTGACCCTGGGTGGCGTCGTGCTGGTGCAAAAATCGGCCATTGCCTGGTCCGCCGATGTTGGCCGCGAACTGACCATCCAGATCCGCCCGGTGGAGGGCGAGGTGATGGACAGCAATCTGCGCACCGCCGTGTCGCTGGCCCAATCCACCCCCGGCGTTGCCAATGCCCGCGCGCTGACCCTTGCCGAGAGCGAGGCCCTCCTCACCCCTTGGCTGGGCGCAGGGCTCGACCTGTCGACCATCGCCATCCCGCGTCTCGTGGTGGTTCAGCTCTCTGATCCAAACTTGGCCGACGTCGAACAGCTTTCGCGCAATCTGCAAGCCATCAATGGCGCAAGCCTCGATACCCACGCCGCTTGGCGTCAACAGCTCAACACCATGGCCGGAACGGTTGTGTTCTCAGGCCTTCTGGTGCTTGGCCTCATTGGCGTTGCGACGGTTCTAGCCATTGTCTTTGCCACCCGCGGCGCCATGGCGACAAACCGCGAAATCGTCGACGTGCTGCATTTTATCGGCGCATCGAATCGCTTCATCGCTGGCGAGTTCCAGGGACGCTTCCTCTCCATTGGCCTGCAAGGCGGCCTCTTGGGCGCGCTTCTCGCGATCGTCTTCTTCCTCCTCGTGGGCACAGCCGCCAGCTCGGTTCTGCCTTCCGAAGCGACAGCGCAGATGGATGCTCTGTTTGGCCAATTCATCCTCGGCCTTGATGGCATTGGCTGGGTCATTGCCGTGGTACCGGTCATTGCCGTCCTCACAGCCATCACCTCGCGCATCACCGTTCGTCGCTATCTGAGCGAAGCGTCCTAA
- a CDS encoding rhomboid family intramembrane serine protease — protein MHDRNAIRHVRFPYVTYGLMAFTILVFCFQAILPPADFDQATINFGMIPIVVRDLYPQPVPWLPDWATLFTYAFLHADWLHLLSNMLFLWVFGDNVEDAFGHVRYFLFYGACAILAALFHLAFNLDGNGPLIGASGAVAGVMGAYILLYPHARVFVLAKIVIPIPVPVPAFWMLGFWIAMQLFYAILGSPDAVAWWAHLGGFVAGMALTPIFKRRDVPLFGGR, from the coding sequence TTGCATGATAGAAACGCCATCCGTCACGTTCGTTTCCCCTATGTGACCTATGGGCTGATGGCGTTCACCATCCTCGTCTTCTGCTTTCAGGCGATTTTGCCGCCAGCCGATTTCGATCAAGCCACCATCAATTTCGGCATGATCCCGATTGTGGTGCGCGATCTCTATCCCCAGCCTGTGCCGTGGCTGCCCGATTGGGCGACGCTCTTCACCTACGCGTTTTTACACGCCGATTGGCTGCATCTGTTGAGCAACATGCTCTTCCTCTGGGTGTTCGGCGACAATGTCGAAGACGCCTTTGGGCACGTGCGCTATTTTCTGTTTTATGGGGCCTGCGCCATCCTCGCCGCCCTCTTCCACCTCGCCTTCAACCTCGATGGCAATGGGCCATTGATCGGCGCCTCTGGTGCTGTGGCCGGGGTGATGGGCGCCTATATCCTCTTGTATCCGCACGCCCGCGTCTTTGTGCTCGCCAAAATCGTCATCCCCATTCCCGTGCCAGTTCCGGCCTTCTGGATGCTCGGGTTCTGGATCGCCATGCAGTTGTTTTACGCCATTCTCGGCTCGCCCGACGCAGTGGCATGGTGGGCGCATTTGGGCGGCTTCGTCGCGGGCATGGCATTAACGCCAATTTTCAAACGACGTGACGTGCCTTTGTTCGGTGGACGGTAA
- a CDS encoding putative motility protein: MSAELASTALGMRQQHMQQQISVALVKKAHDMQTETLEMLMQVALNAPPPGQGISVDKIA, translated from the coding sequence ATGAGCGCCGAACTGGCATCGACAGCCCTAGGCATGCGTCAGCAGCACATGCAGCAACAAATCAGCGTCGCGCTGGTGAAAAAAGCTCATGACATGCAGACGGAAACGCTCGAGATGCTGATGCAGGTGGCGCTCAATGCGCCACCGCCCGGTCAAGGCATCTCGGTCGACAAGATCGCCTAA
- a CDS encoding DUF2125 domain-containing protein → MKKRIIILGSVVLLVLLAWTGVWFYISGQLREQIGLLAYNDGETAPQLVCESLDITGFPSSFAIDCRNASVVTGDVLTKIPAVRATAFVYSPTNARVSALGPATISDAFTGSEQSLAWSGLEASIRLKDWRIGRISLIADDLVWADQLFGDRTIATSSKAELHLLDIPEAHNTETKRASVATYLRFADIEAPGFNVTQTNAELEAELSALPDDLRNLGAVPFLPDWQQAGGTLKLVGLRASDPQGDLNATGELTLDTAGYPTGSITIDSEGVAQRLGVMLEEPVRTLVLGVPGENGRHTNVLTFANGGMSAGLVPVAAIPPLF, encoded by the coding sequence ATGAAGAAGCGAATCATCATTCTCGGCAGCGTTGTCCTGCTCGTCCTGCTGGCTTGGACCGGCGTCTGGTTCTACATTTCGGGCCAACTGCGCGAGCAGATCGGCCTGCTCGCCTATAATGATGGCGAGACCGCGCCGCAGCTGGTGTGCGAATCGCTCGACATCACGGGTTTCCCGTCCAGCTTTGCCATTGATTGCCGCAATGCCAGTGTCGTCACCGGCGACGTGTTGACCAAAATTCCGGCCGTCCGCGCCACAGCCTTTGTCTATAGCCCAACCAATGCCCGCGTCTCAGCGCTTGGCCCGGCCACAATTTCCGATGCCTTTACTGGCTCTGAGCAGAGCCTTGCTTGGTCAGGCCTTGAGGCCAGCATTCGCCTCAAGGATTGGCGAATTGGCCGCATTTCGCTGATAGCCGACGATCTCGTTTGGGCCGATCAGCTCTTTGGCGATCGCACCATAGCCACCAGCTCCAAAGCCGAGCTGCATCTTCTCGATATTCCCGAAGCGCACAACACCGAAACCAAGCGCGCCTCGGTCGCCACCTATCTGCGCTTTGCCGATATTGAAGCCCCCGGCTTTAACGTCACCCAGACCAATGCCGAATTGGAAGCCGAACTCTCGGCCCTGCCCGATGATCTGCGCAATCTCGGCGCCGTCCCCTTCCTGCCCGATTGGCAGCAGGCTGGCGGCACGCTTAAGCTCGTTGGCCTTCGCGCCAGCGATCCACAGGGCGACCTCAACGCCACGGGCGAGCTGACGCTGGACACTGCAGGCTATCCAACAGGCTCGATCACCATTGATTCTGAAGGTGTGGCGCAGCGCTTGGGCGTGATGCTGGAAGAACCTGTTCGCACTTTGGTTCTGGGTGTGCCGGGCGAAAACGGCCGACACACCAATGTTCTAACCTTTGCCAATGGCGGCATGTCGGCAGGGCTTGTGCCTGTCGCCGCCATCCCGCCGCTGTTTTAA
- the argH gene encoding argininosuccinate lyase — MVSPDKSSSNKMWGGRFAEAPDAIMEEINASIGFDQRLFRQDIAGSKAHATMLEATGILTREDRDAILTGLDEVLGEIESGEFKFSRALEDIHMNVESRLREKIGDAAGRLHTARSRNDQVATDFKLYVRDYIDHLVAQIKKLQFALVLRAEDEAETILPGFTHLQNAQPVTFGHHLLAYVEMLGRDAGRLEDARKRLNENPLGSAALAGTPYPINREMTASALGFDRPTANSLDAVSDRDFILETLAAAAICAMHLSRFAEEMVIWSSAQFSFVKLSDKFTTGSSIMPQKRNPDAAELVRAKIGRIMGSLNSLLVVMKGLPLAYSKDMQEDKEVAFDALDALSLSLAAMTGMVGDMQPNRDKMHASASAGFSTATDVADWLVKELNIPFRDAHHITGAIVSAAEKKGCGLEGLTIEDFKAVDERIDSRIHKVITVEASVAARKSYGGTAPSNVVAQAARWKSLLTGETHEPRALKAKKSGHGDGGIE, encoded by the coding sequence ATGGTGTCTCCGGACAAGTCTTCGAGCAATAAGATGTGGGGCGGTCGGTTTGCCGAGGCGCCCGATGCGATTATGGAAGAGATCAACGCCTCGATCGGCTTTGATCAGCGCCTCTTCCGTCAAGATATTGCCGGTTCTAAGGCACACGCGACAATGTTGGAAGCCACGGGCATTTTGACGCGCGAAGATCGCGACGCCATTTTGACCGGACTCGACGAAGTTTTGGGCGAAATCGAGAGCGGCGAGTTCAAATTCTCCCGTGCGCTCGAAGACATCCACATGAACGTAGAGTCACGTTTGCGTGAGAAGATCGGCGATGCTGCAGGCCGTTTGCACACTGCCCGCTCGCGCAATGATCAGGTCGCGACCGACTTCAAGCTCTATGTGCGCGATTACATCGACCACCTGGTCGCCCAGATTAAAAAGCTCCAGTTCGCTTTGGTGCTGCGCGCCGAAGACGAAGCCGAAACCATTCTACCGGGCTTCACCCATCTGCAAAATGCCCAGCCGGTGACCTTTGGCCACCATCTGCTCGCTTATGTCGAAATGCTCGGCCGCGACGCAGGTCGCCTGGAAGACGCGCGCAAGCGTCTCAATGAAAACCCATTGGGTTCGGCAGCCCTCGCTGGCACGCCTTATCCGATCAACCGCGAAATGACCGCTTCGGCGCTCGGCTTTGATCGCCCAACCGCCAATTCGCTCGACGCTGTGTCTGACCGCGATTTCATCCTCGAAACCCTTGCAGCAGCGGCCATCTGCGCCATGCACCTGTCGCGTTTCGCTGAGGAAATGGTCATCTGGTCTTCGGCCCAGTTCAGCTTCGTAAAGCTCTCGGACAAGTTCACCACCGGCTCGTCCATCATGCCGCAGAAGCGCAATCCCGATGCTGCCGAATTGGTTCGCGCCAAGATCGGTCGCATTATGGGCTCGCTCAATTCCCTGCTCGTCGTCATGAAGGGGCTGCCTTTGGCCTATTCCAAGGACATGCAGGAAGACAAGGAAGTGGCGTTTGACGCGCTCGACGCGCTCTCGCTCTCCCTTGCTGCCATGACCGGCATGGTTGGCGACATGCAGCCAAACCGCGACAAGATGCATGCCTCGGCTTCGGCTGGCTTCTCGACCGCCACCGACGTTGCCGATTGGCTGGTGAAAGAGCTGAACATTCCGTTCCGCGATGCCCACCACATCACCGGCGCTATTGTTTCGGCGGCAGAGAAAAAGGGCTGCGGTCTCGAAGGTCTGACCATCGAAGACTTTAAGGCGGTCGACGAGCGTATCGACAGCCGCATCCATAAGGTCATCACTGTGGAAGCCTCTGTTGCCGCCCGCAAATCTTACGGCGGCACCGCCCCGAGCAATGTCGTGGCACAGGCCGCGCGTTGGAAATCCTTGCTCACCGGGGAGACCCACGAACCGCGTGCGCTAAAAGCCAAAAAGTCTGGCCACGGCGACGGCGGCATCGAATAA
- a CDS encoding gamma-glutamylcyclotransferase, protein MLFRTRQMRLTPRHVAHLQPTTIDVALPKPPVGMREATQADYDAAIAHLFSEADHHEETWVFAYGSLIWRPACDYVEVRTGRLHGWHRRFCLGWNTGFRGSPENPGLMLALDRGGACNGALYRLPPDTRDENVQKLLEREMSWLPSSFPPRWVKVKSGDRTVRALTFCIDRHSGRYVAGLSEEQIADMLATATGTRSSMADYLYSTVSHLEDMGIHDPHMWRLQHMVAERIEAVYER, encoded by the coding sequence ATGCTCTTTCGTACCCGACAGATGCGCCTGACCCCGCGTCACGTGGCCCATCTCCAGCCCACGACCATTGATGTCGCCCTGCCCAAGCCTCCGGTAGGTATGCGCGAAGCCACGCAGGCCGATTATGATGCCGCCATCGCCCATCTGTTCTCCGAAGCGGACCACCACGAGGAAACCTGGGTCTTTGCCTATGGGTCTCTCATCTGGCGACCGGCTTGCGACTATGTCGAGGTGCGAACCGGTCGACTGCATGGTTGGCACCGTCGCTTCTGCTTGGGCTGGAACACTGGCTTTCGCGGCAGCCCGGAAAATCCCGGCCTGATGCTGGCGCTCGATCGCGGCGGCGCCTGCAATGGCGCGCTCTATCGCCTGCCCCCCGACACGCGAGACGAGAACGTCCAAAAGCTGCTGGAGCGGGAGATGAGCTGGCTCCCGAGCTCTTTTCCACCGCGCTGGGTCAAGGTCAAATCCGGCGACCGCACTGTGCGCGCCCTAACGTTTTGCATTGATCGCCATTCGGGGCGCTATGTTGCGGGCCTGAGCGAAGAGCAAATCGCCGACATGCTGGCCACCGCCACAGGCACCCGCAGCTCAATGGCAGACTACCTCTATTCCACCGTCAGCCATCTCGAAGACATGGGCATTCACGATCCCCATATGTGGCGGCTGCAACACATGGTCGCTGAGCGGATTGAGGCGGTTTACGAGCGCTAG
- a CDS encoding TlpA disulfide reductase family protein, whose protein sequence is MANIRSDRSSTAMRWIMPAAAGLVVVGGSIAAWLMLGNAGEANECPVQAAAAQIIDGAAVGELAALNGTGEGRGYADMAFKDIDGTDMSIASFNGKSLLVNFWASWCVPCREEMPALDAIATEFNSDSFMVLPINLDIGSDGLGKAQQFLDEGQFQNLPLYADNTFAAFERLKRQAVAIGLPATLLLDPEGCELAVLQGPAEWQTEDGKNVVKALLSLRS, encoded by the coding sequence ATGGCCAATATCCGCTCAGATCGATCCTCAACCGCGATGCGCTGGATCATGCCAGCTGCGGCGGGACTTGTGGTGGTTGGTGGGTCTATAGCGGCATGGCTGATGCTCGGCAATGCCGGGGAAGCGAATGAATGTCCAGTTCAGGCCGCTGCAGCACAGATTATTGATGGCGCGGCGGTGGGTGAATTGGCCGCTTTGAACGGCACCGGCGAAGGTCGCGGCTATGCCGATATGGCCTTTAAGGACATTGACGGCACGGATATGAGCATTGCCTCGTTCAATGGAAAGTCGCTGCTGGTCAATTTCTGGGCGAGTTGGTGTGTGCCGTGTCGCGAGGAAATGCCGGCGCTCGACGCGATTGCGACCGAGTTCAATTCCGACAGCTTTATGGTTTTGCCGATCAATCTCGATATTGGTTCGGACGGTTTGGGTAAGGCGCAGCAGTTTTTGGATGAAGGGCAGTTCCAGAACTTGCCGCTTTATGCCGACAACACGTTTGCAGCGTTCGAGCGGTTGAAGCGTCAGGCGGTGGCGATTGGCCTGCCAGCGACGCTCTTGCTCGACCCAGAAGGGTGCGAGCTGGCCGTGTTGCAGGGCCCTGCCGAGTGGCAGACCGAAGATGGCAAGAATGTTGTGAAGGCGCTTTTGAGCCTGCGCAGCTGA
- a CDS encoding response regulator yields the protein MARILVAEDDPSVRAFVEAALKMRGHEVVAEEDGELAAETLDAENGAFDLLLSDIKMPVLDGIALAQRAGASYPELTILLMTGFADQRERSRGLEALIYDVIPKPFTLVDLLAKVDDALAGVPVEVMSLGQRAQAI from the coding sequence ATGGCACGCATTCTTGTTGCAGAGGACGATCCATCGGTCCGCGCCTTCGTCGAAGCTGCTCTGAAAATGAGAGGCCACGAGGTTGTGGCTGAGGAAGATGGTGAGCTGGCGGCGGAAACGCTGGACGCCGAAAATGGCGCGTTCGACCTGCTGCTGTCAGATATCAAGATGCCGGTGTTGGACGGCATTGCATTGGCGCAGCGCGCAGGGGCGAGCTATCCTGAGCTGACGATTTTGTTGATGACAGGATTTGCAGATCAGCGCGAGCGCAGCCGTGGGCTTGAGGCGCTGATCTACGATGTGATTCCAAAGCCGTTTACGCTCGTCGACCTTTTGGCGAAGGTTGATGATGCCTTGGCGGGTGTTCCCGTTGAGGTCATGTCGCTGGGCCAAAGGGCCCAAGCGATCTAA